In the genome of Triticum urartu cultivar G1812 chromosome 5, Tu2.1, whole genome shotgun sequence, one region contains:
- the LOC125506692 gene encoding uncharacterized protein LOC125506692 produces the protein MMVVPRWCYGRHDGWASLVDRWLGADAEFSAKSIKARAKRGDDGTHGQGNWNHWGFKAMKEDKLKRPLSDMESWKLARERSHRKEGESQYYGKTEEHLGSYIHHYQELHPDVPVAEVAQSQIDDTAVVAIQGKKNGRYPCFDGLITPSISYTRLRASNTSHIL, from the exons ATGATG GTTGTTCCTCGTTGGTGCTATGGAAGGCATGACGGATGGGCGAGTTTGGTGGATAGGTGGCTCGGCGCCGATGCAGAGTTTTCTGCCAAGAGCATCAAGGCCCGGGCTAAACGTGGAGACGACGGGACACACGGCCAAGGAAACTGGAACCACTGGGGCTTCAAGGCCATGAAG GAGGACAAGTTGAAGAGGCCGCTCTCAGACATGGAGTCATGGAAGCTGGCCCGCGAGCGGAGTCATCGCAAGGAGGGCGAGAGCCAGTACTACGGCAAGACCGAGGAGCACCTGGGGTCTTACATTCATCACTATCAGGAGTTGCATCCGGATGTTCCTGTTGCTGAGGTCGCCCAGTCTCAGATCGACGACACGGCGGTGGTGGCCATCCAGGGGAAGAAGAATGGCCGGTATCCGTGTTTCGATGGCTTGATCACTCCTTCGATCTCGTACACACGGCTTCGGGCTAGCAACACGAGCCA CATACTGTAA